The following proteins come from a genomic window of Nostoc sp. ATCC 53789:
- a CDS encoding nuclear transport factor 2 family protein has product MSDQPAPEIELLRAAYAAFNARDIDAALALMTPDVAWPKAFKGGFVRGPEEVRAYWTEQWSEINPHVEPISFYSEEDGRILVDVHQVVRDLDGAVLADEHVGHRFTLEHGLIQVMEVTQVG; this is encoded by the coding sequence ATGTCAGATCAACCTGCACCAGAAATCGAACTGCTCCGTGCGGCTTATGCGGCCTTCAACGCACGAGACATTGACGCTGCCCTTGCCCTCATGACTCCCGACGTGGCTTGGCCGAAAGCGTTCAAAGGCGGTTTTGTCCGTGGGCCTGAAGAAGTTCGCGCTTACTGGACGGAGCAATGGAGCGAGATCAATCCGCACGTCGAGCCGATTTCCTTTTATTCGGAGGAGGACGGGCGCATTTTGGTCGATGTGCATCAGGTCGTGCGTGACTTGGATGGAGCAGTTCTTGCCGATGAACACGTGGGTCATCGATTCACCCTTGAGCATGGCTTGATTCAAGTCATGGAAGTCACGCAAGTAGGTTAG
- a CDS encoding DUF559 domain-containing protein yields the protein MSPPFLSYGVHTSLLEKQVVIEIDGDSHFTDEGQDYDIERTRILEFHSLNTFQTFSIKKTASNRLAVRLSVIKVS from the coding sequence TTGTCCCCTCCTTTTTTAAGCTACGGTGTACACACATCTTTACTGGAAAAACAAGTAGTAATTGAAATTGATGGAGATAGCCATTTTACAGATGAAGGTCAAGACTATGACATAGAAAGAACAAGAATTTTAGAATTCCATTCGCTCAATACTTTTCAAACTTTCAGTATAAAAAAAACTGCGAGCAACCGATTAGCAGTAAGGCTTTCAGTAATAAAAGTAAGCTAA
- a CDS encoding uracil-DNA glycosylase, producing the protein MSSETQLSLFDDSTFNQRELIPTDAKIAIAPGTYSTITELTQHCDRCHRCPLGDTRTHAVVGRGNLKAPIMVIGEAPGQNEDETGLPFVGRSGQLLEKILASVNLTTEHDVYIANINKCRPPDNRVPTPTEVAACLPYLLEQIRLVDPKIILLTGATAVKGITGDKRGITKIRGQWLEWEGRLCMPIFHPSYLLRNPSKERGAPKWLMWQDIQAVRAKLDEFQNNN; encoded by the coding sequence ATGAGCAGCGAAACTCAACTCAGCCTCTTCGACGACTCAACCTTTAACCAACGAGAACTAATTCCTACAGACGCTAAAATTGCGATCGCTCCCGGAACTTATTCCACCATAACGGAATTGACACAGCATTGCGATCGCTGCCACCGTTGTCCATTGGGAGACACTCGGACTCATGCTGTCGTCGGACGCGGTAATCTCAAAGCCCCAATTATGGTTATTGGGGAAGCGCCTGGTCAAAATGAAGACGAAACTGGTTTACCATTTGTAGGTAGATCGGGGCAATTGCTGGAGAAAATTCTGGCATCGGTGAATCTAACTACCGAGCATGATGTATATATAGCTAATATAAATAAATGTCGCCCACCAGATAATAGAGTTCCTACTCCAACAGAAGTAGCGGCTTGTCTACCCTACTTACTAGAACAAATTCGTCTAGTTGACCCTAAAATAATCTTGTTAACAGGTGCAACTGCTGTCAAAGGCATCACTGGCGATAAGCGAGGGATTACGAAAATTCGCGGACAGTGGCTGGAGTGGGAAGGGCGTTTATGTATGCCGATTTTTCATCCTTCCTACTTACTGCGTAATCCTTCTAAAGAAAGAGGTGCGCCTAAATGGTTGATGTGGCAGGATATCCAGGCAGTGCGGGCTAAGTTAGACGAATTCCAAAATAACAATTAA
- a CDS encoding IS630 family transposase, whose amino-acid sequence MAGRQKTYKVQLTEEEKELLQQQANARKTGQSKGKRAKIILTTAENSDWTDAQIAQNIGCSQALVRKWRKRWCQTRSLEEAPRPGRPRIFEAIIRAKVTAFALRVAAGIACSNPTDFDLPLARWSCSDIAAHLVTLGIVVSIATSTVWRWLKSERIKPWRFHTWMHRIDDNFVAKATPVLKLYAQAKFLIKAGFWVVCVDEKTSIQARSGLHPNIGAGVKQPVHFAARYARKGATHLFAALSVADGLIYGCCRPTKTFLDFQGFLLEVLIPEAIRRGMRHIYLILDNGSTHAPKQLQAWLNQKQKEDGWNFTVEVVWLPKYASWLDQIEIWFSILQRKLLTPNDFPDLKTLQQRITDFIVRHNDSAQPIKWSYTVAQMMEKFATN is encoded by the coding sequence ATGGCTGGTCGGCAAAAAACCTACAAGGTGCAGCTAACAGAAGAGGAAAAAGAACTGTTGCAGCAGCAAGCGAATGCCCGAAAAACAGGGCAAAGCAAAGGCAAACGAGCCAAAATAATACTTACAACTGCTGAAAATTCAGATTGGACAGATGCTCAAATTGCTCAAAATATCGGCTGTTCACAAGCCCTTGTTCGGAAATGGCGCAAACGTTGGTGTCAAACTCGTAGTCTAGAAGAAGCACCCCGTCCAGGTCGTCCTCGGATATTTGAAGCAATTATACGAGCAAAAGTTACTGCGTTCGCGCTTCGCGTTGCCGCAGGCATCGCTTGCAGCAACCCAACGGATTTTGATCTTCCCTTGGCGAGGTGGAGTTGTAGCGATATTGCAGCACATCTAGTCACGCTAGGCATTGTAGTATCCATAGCGACTTCAACAGTCTGGCGATGGCTAAAATCTGAGCGGATAAAACCTTGGCGGTTTCATACTTGGATGCATCGGATTGATGATAATTTTGTTGCAAAAGCAACCCCTGTACTTAAACTGTATGCTCAGGCAAAATTTTTGATTAAAGCTGGATTCTGGGTGGTATGTGTGGATGAAAAAACTTCCATCCAAGCACGATCCGGCTTACATCCAAATATTGGGGCAGGTGTCAAACAACCAGTTCACTTTGCAGCCAGATATGCCCGAAAAGGAGCAACACATCTTTTTGCGGCTTTGAGCGTTGCTGATGGTCTGATTTATGGTTGTTGTCGCCCAACAAAAACATTCCTTGATTTTCAAGGATTTCTTTTAGAAGTATTGATACCAGAAGCCATTCGTCGGGGTATGCGCCATATTTATTTAATCCTTGACAACGGCTCTACCCATGCCCCAAAACAATTACAGGCTTGGTTGAATCAGAAGCAAAAAGAAGACGGTTGGAATTTTACGGTGGAAGTGGTCTGGCTACCAAAATATGCTTCATGGTTAGATCAAATTGAAATTTGGTTCAGCATTTTACAACGTAAATTACTGACTCCAAATGATTTTCCTGACCTCAAGACCTTACAGCAACGTATAACTGATTTCATCGTCCGTCACAATGATTCAGCCCAACCAATCAAATGGTCATATACAGTAGCCCAGATGATGGAGAAATTCGCTACGAATTAA
- a CDS encoding TauD/TfdA family dioxygenase: MGQEIINIDNSSILELDKEEIIRLFKDYGILLFRGFDVDVEIFKEFTNLLSTNFINYAGGSFSRKVINGDETLLSVNDFKSEIKLHGEMYYQKNIPLMLWFFCANPPLEDGETTVCDGREFFNEISSSTKELFSKKKLKFTVRISQEDWQKKYQTDDLNQLEEMCRKNNTHLTVNDDQSILLEYICPAIIPSRCGKYRVFINSLLPTKQLNPKILNFEDDSEITEEVVSELNEIAEKITTKISWRKGDILMIDNTRILHGRRAFADDQRDIYIRLCSPAF; this comes from the coding sequence ATGGGTCAAGAAATTATTAATATTGACAATAGCAGTATTTTAGAATTAGATAAAGAAGAAATTATTCGTCTATTTAAAGATTATGGAATTTTACTTTTTAGAGGATTTGATGTTGATGTTGAAATCTTTAAAGAATTTACCAATCTATTGAGTACCAATTTTATAAATTATGCTGGTGGTTCATTCAGTCGGAAGGTAATTAATGGAGATGAGACTCTTTTAAGTGTAAATGATTTTAAGTCTGAGATTAAATTACACGGAGAAATGTATTATCAGAAAAACATCCCACTTATGTTGTGGTTTTTCTGTGCTAATCCGCCATTAGAAGATGGTGAAACTACCGTGTGTGATGGTAGAGAATTTTTTAATGAAATTAGTAGTTCAACCAAAGAGTTATTCAGCAAAAAGAAGTTAAAATTTACTGTTCGGATATCTCAAGAGGACTGGCAGAAAAAATACCAAACAGATGATTTGAATCAGCTAGAAGAAATGTGTCGGAAGAATAATACGCATCTGACAGTAAATGATGATCAATCAATTCTGCTTGAATACATTTGTCCAGCCATTATCCCCAGTAGATGTGGAAAATATCGGGTATTTATTAATAGTCTATTGCCCACAAAGCAGTTAAACCCAAAGATTCTTAATTTTGAGGATGATTCAGAAATTACTGAGGAGGTTGTCTCTGAACTTAATGAAATTGCTGAAAAAATTACCACGAAAATCTCGTGGCGGAAAGGAGATATTTTAATGATTGACAATACAAGGATACTTCATGGTAGAAGAGCTTTTGCTGACGATCAAAGAGATATTTATATCAGGCTATGTTCTCCAGCTTTTTAA
- a CDS encoding NADAR family protein gives MTIYFYSTREEYGCFSNFSHHGFQLDGLYWSTSEHYFQAQKFVDTPHLEQIRQVKTPKDAARMGRERTRPLRQDWEQVKDDIMRQAVLCKFQTHTDIRNILLSTGNAAIVENSPIDFYWGCGADGSGKNMLGKILMEVRESLHHTYSADVDCKSVK, from the coding sequence ATGACAATCTACTTTTATAGCACTCGTGAAGAATATGGTTGTTTCTCTAACTTTTCGCACCACGGGTTTCAATTAGATGGATTGTATTGGTCAACCAGCGAACACTACTTTCAAGCGCAAAAGTTTGTGGATACACCTCATTTAGAGCAAATCCGCCAAGTTAAAACACCTAAAGATGCGGCAAGAATGGGACGTGAGAGAACCCGTCCACTACGTCAAGATTGGGAACAAGTTAAAGACGATATCATGCGGCAAGCTGTGCTATGTAAATTTCAAACTCATACAGATATTAGGAATATCTTACTTTCCACAGGTAATGCAGCAATTGTTGAAAACTCACCCATCGATTTTTATTGGGGTTGCGGAGCCGATGGTAGCGGTAAAAATATGCTAGGAAAAATTTTAATGGAGGTGCGAGAGAGCCTGCACCATACATACAGCGCAGATGTTGATTGTAAAAGCGTTAAATGA
- a CDS encoding acetate--CoA ligase family protein: MVLQKSSDLARINARRTDVFDIFNFKHYVGPNPYLDAGALVFDFALVDSREPLPIEDYIASIGDRYPNLGSQSYESYAYLFAQVVSEVGKLDMDLHLKHWSVKPYPDFARISVQSLHERTTREVVYFVWDWFEAITQDEDFNFEEQLVRLQNRFRASVYGGPTVYALLRTAYEKGIPAFYLWEEGLMQYGFGKKHVRGVATTFNCDSHLDSEFTTRKDDCKAFLKTLGFPVPEGDIVFSEKEALAAARQIGYPVAVKPVVGHKGIGVTADVQDSKELESAYNRALAAIPEDQLTRIIVEKSISGSDFRMLCVNGRFVAATERRPASVVGDGHLTLAELIRLENRKPARLDTPTSPMSKIQIDEAMELYLEEQRLSLDSVIEKGRTVYLRKVANLSAGGMSIDSTHTVHDDNIILAQDIAQHFQLTCLGIDVITKSLSESWKSSNFAILEINAAPGVLMHLKPSEGESVDVPSHILETFFESDTDSRIPIITFNKISVEELQTTIDHILLQHPNWTIGAICRDAVFVNRSKKVLSKNYNSNVQTLLRHPKVDLLIAEYAEDILDEEGMFYPNSNIVVLDNPTETEMMLARDVFDGSTVVIRKGNDISIRRKGLIEDYTLAEDEPFTRVYLKETGTIL, encoded by the coding sequence ATGGTTCTACAAAAAAGCAGTGATTTAGCTCGCATTAATGCTAGAAGAACGGATGTATTTGATATTTTCAACTTCAAGCATTATGTTGGCCCCAACCCCTATTTAGATGCAGGGGCGCTAGTATTTGACTTTGCTCTAGTTGACTCTAGAGAGCCTTTGCCCATAGAAGATTATATTGCCAGCATTGGCGATCGCTATCCAAATCTGGGCAGCCAAAGCTACGAATCTTATGCCTATCTATTTGCCCAAGTTGTGTCCGAAGTCGGAAAGCTTGATATGGATTTGCACCTTAAGCATTGGAGTGTTAAGCCATATCCAGATTTCGCGCGAATTAGCGTCCAATCACTACATGAACGCACAACTAGAGAGGTCGTTTATTTTGTTTGGGATTGGTTTGAAGCCATTACCCAAGACGAAGACTTTAACTTTGAGGAGCAGCTAGTGAGGCTGCAAAATAGATTTCGCGCATCTGTCTATGGTGGCCCCACAGTTTACGCTTTATTGCGAACAGCCTACGAAAAAGGTATTCCCGCCTTTTATTTGTGGGAAGAAGGATTAATGCAATACGGCTTTGGAAAAAAACACGTCCGAGGAGTAGCAACCACATTTAACTGTGATAGTCATCTAGATTCAGAGTTTACCACCCGTAAAGATGACTGCAAAGCATTTCTAAAAACCTTGGGTTTCCCAGTCCCTGAAGGCGATATCGTCTTTTCTGAAAAGGAAGCCTTGGCAGCAGCCAGACAAATTGGCTACCCAGTGGCAGTTAAGCCAGTGGTAGGTCATAAAGGAATTGGCGTTACGGCTGACGTACAAGACTCAAAAGAACTGGAATCTGCTTATAATAGAGCATTAGCAGCGATTCCTGAAGATCAGCTAACTCGGATAATTGTTGAGAAAAGTATTTCTGGCTCAGATTTTCGGATGTTGTGTGTCAATGGTAGATTTGTCGCCGCCACAGAACGCCGTCCAGCATCGGTTGTCGGTGATGGCCACTTAACGCTTGCAGAATTAATCCGCCTAGAAAACCGCAAACCTGCACGTTTAGATACGCCCACCTCACCCATGAGTAAAATTCAGATTGATGAAGCGATGGAACTTTACTTAGAGGAACAGCGCTTATCACTAGACAGCGTGATTGAAAAAGGACGCACTGTTTACCTGCGTAAAGTTGCCAATCTTTCAGCCGGAGGTATGAGCATCGATTCAACCCACACAGTTCATGATGACAATATTATCTTGGCGCAAGATATTGCCCAACATTTCCAGTTGACTTGCCTTGGTATTGATGTCATTACCAAAAGTCTCTCCGAATCTTGGAAATCTAGTAACTTCGCTATCCTGGAAATCAACGCTGCACCAGGAGTTTTAATGCATCTTAAACCTTCTGAAGGTGAAAGTGTTGATGTACCTTCTCATATTCTAGAAACCTTTTTTGAGTCGGATACAGATTCGAGGATACCGATTATCACCTTTAATAAAATCTCAGTTGAAGAACTGCAAACAACAATTGACCATATCCTTTTGCAACATCCCAACTGGACAATTGGCGCTATTTGTCGTGACGCAGTTTTTGTGAATCGCTCGAAAAAAGTATTAAGCAAAAATTACAATAGCAACGTCCAAACTTTACTCCGTCATCCCAAAGTTGATTTGCTGATTGCCGAATATGCGGAAGACATCTTAGATGAAGAGGGGATGTTTTACCCGAATAGTAATATCGTGGTTTTGGATAATCCCACTGAAACTGAGATGATGCTGGCGCGGGATGTCTTTGATGGTTCTACTGTGGTGATTAGAAAAGGCAATGATATTTCTATCCGTCGCAAAGGGTTGATTGAAGATTATACTTTGGCTGAAGATGAACCATTTACACGGGTTTATTTGAAAGAAACTGGAACGATTTTGTGA
- a CDS encoding UbiD family decarboxylase — translation MARDLRGFIKILEEKGQLRRISALVDPELEIAEISNRMLQKGGPGLLFENVKGASFPVAVNLMGTVERICWAMNMQHPEELETLGKKLSMLQQPKPPKKISQAIDFGKVLFDVVKAKPGRDFFPACQQVVLQGNDLDLNKLPLIRPYVGDAGKIITLGLVITKDCETGTPNVGVYRLQLQSKNTMTVHWLSVRGGARHLRKAAERGKKLEVAIALGVDPLIIMAAATPIPVDLSEWLFAGLYGGSGVQLAKCKTVDLEVPADSEFVLEGTITPGEVLPDGPFGDHMGYYGGVEDSPLIRFECMTHRKNPIYLTTFSGRPPKEEAMMAIALNRIYTPILRQQVSEIVDFFLPMEALSYKAAIISIDKAYPGQARRAALAFWSALPQFTYTKFVIVVDKDINIRDPRQVVWAISSKVDPVRDVFILPNTPFDTLDFASEKIGLGGRMGIDATTKIPPETDHEWGSPLESDPDVAAMVERRWAEYGLAELQLGEVDPNLFGYDMR, via the coding sequence ATGGCGAGAGACTTGCGGGGATTCATTAAAATTCTGGAAGAAAAGGGACAATTACGGCGGATTTCAGCTTTAGTTGACCCAGAATTGGAAATTGCTGAGATTTCCAACCGGATGCTGCAAAAAGGTGGCCCAGGGTTGTTGTTTGAAAACGTCAAAGGCGCTTCCTTCCCTGTGGCGGTGAATTTGATGGGAACTGTGGAAAGGATTTGCTGGGCGATGAATATGCAGCATCCAGAGGAGTTAGAAACTCTGGGGAAAAAATTAAGTATGCTGCAACAGCCAAAACCACCGAAGAAGATTTCCCAGGCGATAGATTTTGGGAAAGTATTGTTTGATGTGGTGAAGGCGAAACCAGGACGAGACTTTTTCCCTGCTTGTCAGCAAGTTGTGCTTCAAGGTAATGATTTAGATTTAAATAAGTTGCCTTTGATACGTCCTTATGTTGGTGATGCTGGCAAGATTATCACGCTGGGACTGGTAATTACCAAAGATTGTGAGACGGGTACACCAAACGTAGGTGTGTATCGCTTGCAACTCCAATCTAAAAATACGATGACGGTTCACTGGTTATCGGTGCGGGGTGGGGCGAGGCATTTGCGAAAAGCAGCCGAACGTGGGAAAAAATTAGAAGTAGCGATCGCACTTGGTGTAGATCCTCTCATTATTATGGCAGCTGCCACACCCATCCCTGTAGATTTATCAGAATGGTTGTTTGCTGGACTTTACGGCGGTTCTGGTGTGCAGTTGGCGAAATGTAAAACTGTAGATTTGGAAGTTCCCGCCGATTCCGAATTTGTCTTGGAAGGAACGATTACGCCAGGAGAAGTGTTACCAGATGGGCCTTTTGGCGACCACATGGGCTATTACGGCGGCGTTGAGGATTCGCCTTTGATTCGCTTTGAGTGTATGACGCACCGGAAAAATCCGATTTACTTAACAACATTTAGCGGTCGTCCACCCAAAGAAGAAGCGATGATGGCGATCGCACTAAATCGCATTTATACGCCCATACTGCGCCAACAAGTATCTGAAATTGTCGATTTCTTCCTCCCAATGGAAGCTTTGAGTTACAAAGCAGCGATTATTTCCATTGATAAAGCATATCCTGGACAAGCACGACGGGCGGCTTTAGCGTTTTGGAGTGCTTTACCACAATTTACATACACCAAATTTGTAATTGTTGTGGATAAAGACATAAATATTCGCGATCCGCGTCAAGTGGTGTGGGCTATTAGTTCCAAAGTTGACCCAGTGCGAGATGTGTTTATTTTACCAAATACACCTTTTGATACCTTGGATTTTGCCAGTGAAAAAATTGGCTTAGGTGGACGGATGGGAATTGATGCGACTACAAAGATTCCACCAGAAACAGACCATGAATGGGGTTCGCCTTTGGAATCTGACCCAGATGTGGCGGCGATGGTAGAGAGACGATGGGCAGAATATGGTTTGGCAGAGTTGCAGTTAGGAGAAGTAGACCCGAATTTGTTTGGCTATGATATGAGGTAA
- a CDS encoding SH3 domain-containing protein: MTKKLKNAPSKLVIGLVFSCISVMLNTGIAYQIALAKSTNPQKCDILAYVTDTDPQGLNVRNGASTNNTILGQIPINETVQVIGATGDWVKITNASNGFQGTGWVFVPKLGLTTQGYGTNGVDLYASNSQESQKVRTIPANTAVKLLGCQGDWAQVEYQGVKGWLTKEDQCGAALTSCS, from the coding sequence ATGACCAAAAAGCTGAAAAATGCACCATCAAAGTTAGTAATAGGATTGGTATTTAGTTGTATTAGTGTGATGCTCAATACAGGTATAGCTTATCAAATAGCTTTAGCAAAATCAACTAATCCACAAAAGTGCGATATTCTTGCCTACGTCACTGATACAGATCCACAAGGTTTAAATGTGCGGAATGGTGCAAGTACAAATAACACAATATTAGGGCAAATACCCATCAACGAAACAGTTCAAGTTATTGGTGCTACTGGAGATTGGGTAAAGATTACTAATGCTAGTAATGGTTTTCAAGGAACTGGATGGGTATTTGTGCCAAAGCTGGGTTTAACAACGCAGGGCTACGGTACTAATGGCGTAGATTTATATGCTAGTAATAGTCAAGAAAGCCAAAAAGTGAGAACAATTCCTGCGAATACGGCTGTCAAATTGTTAGGCTGTCAAGGAGATTGGGCGCAGGTTGAATATCAAGGTGTTAAAGGTTGGTTGACAAAGGAAGATCAATGTGGTGCTGCCCTTACGAGTTGTTCTTAG
- a CDS encoding cyanophycinase — MVESNPKRQLVIIGGAEDKDGDSQILRDFVRRAGGTKAHIVIMTAATELPREVGENYIRVFERLGAENVRIIDTETREDASSSTALEAIHKSTGVFFTGGDQARITNILKDTEIDAAIHKRFAEGVVIAGTSAGAAVMPDKMIVEGDSQTHPRIETVEMGPGLGFLPGVVIDQHFSQRGRLGRLISALILEPAVLGFGIDENTAMVVTDNQIEVIGAGAVTIVDESEATYNNMGEILKDESLAICGAKLHILPHGFKFDLKTRQPILNSGSVTNVSVPVA; from the coding sequence ATGGTGGAAAGTAATCCCAAACGGCAGTTGGTAATTATTGGGGGAGCAGAAGATAAGGATGGAGATTCTCAAATTCTGCGAGACTTTGTGCGACGCGCTGGGGGTACGAAGGCGCACATTGTCATTATGACGGCTGCGACAGAATTACCAAGAGAAGTGGGAGAGAATTATATTAGGGTTTTTGAGCGGCTGGGAGCCGAGAATGTTCGCATTATTGATACAGAAACCCGCGAAGACGCATCATCATCTACCGCATTAGAAGCAATTCATAAATCAACTGGGGTATTTTTTACTGGTGGAGATCAAGCTCGCATCACCAATATCCTCAAGGATACTGAAATTGATGCGGCCATTCATAAACGGTTCGCGGAAGGTGTAGTTATCGCCGGTACAAGTGCGGGCGCTGCTGTGATGCCAGATAAAATGATAGTTGAAGGTGATTCGCAGACACATCCTCGAATTGAAACTGTTGAAATGGGCCCTGGTCTAGGCTTTTTACCAGGAGTGGTAATTGACCAGCATTTTTCTCAGCGTGGACGTTTGGGACGCTTAATTTCAGCTTTAATACTAGAACCTGCTGTTTTAGGGTTCGGTATTGACGAGAATACCGCTATGGTAGTAACCGATAATCAAATTGAAGTGATTGGTGCAGGTGCGGTGACAATTGTTGATGAATCAGAAGCTACATACAACAATATGGGCGAAATTTTGAAGGATGAGTCTTTGGCGATTTGCGGAGCAAAGCTTCACATTTTGCCACATGGATTCAAATTTGACTTGAAAACCCGCCAACCTATCCTAAATAGTGGCTCTGTGACTAATGTATCTGTACCTGTTGCTTGA
- a CDS encoding phosphoribosyltransferase family protein, protein MSQTPLFADRTHAGELLARVIQDVLTQQTIASGIKPVPIVYALPRGGIPVAAPIARLLNCPLTIVVAKKISHPENPELAIGAVTTYGNVLWTDQKLFRFKDDTRLREVALNKAIIQAKSLEAQLITACPQVNAENATAILVDDGIATGMTIAVAATAIKALSPAAVWLCTPVAPQRLLPWLEQWGDRTIVLETPEPFWSVSNFYAEFPQVDTSEVLRYLQQQNRMGPMDLSE, encoded by the coding sequence ATGTCACAGACCCCGCTTTTTGCCGATCGCACCCATGCGGGTGAATTATTAGCGCGAGTGATTCAGGATGTTTTGACTCAGCAAACTATTGCTTCTGGGATAAAACCTGTACCAATTGTTTATGCTTTGCCAAGAGGGGGTATACCAGTAGCAGCACCAATAGCACGTCTATTGAATTGTCCGTTGACAATCGTTGTAGCGAAAAAGATTAGCCATCCAGAAAACCCAGAGTTAGCAATTGGTGCAGTGACTACTTACGGAAATGTTCTTTGGACTGATCAAAAGCTATTTCGGTTTAAAGATGATACAAGGTTGCGCGAAGTGGCTTTAAATAAAGCTATCATCCAAGCTAAGTCTCTTGAGGCTCAATTAATTACTGCTTGTCCGCAGGTGAATGCCGAGAATGCTACGGCTATTTTAGTTGATGATGGCATTGCTACAGGAATGACAATAGCAGTTGCCGCTACTGCTATCAAAGCACTGTCTCCAGCAGCAGTTTGGCTATGTACTCCAGTTGCACCACAAAGATTGCTACCTTGGTTAGAACAGTGGGGCGATCGCACAATCGTCTTGGAAACACCAGAACCCTTTTGGAGTGTGAGTAATTTCTACGCGGAATTTCCCCAAGTTGATACATCAGAGGTTCTCAGATATCTCCAGCAACAAAATAGAATGGGGCCAATGGATCTATCCGAGTAA
- a CDS encoding tetratricopeptide repeat protein, with product MPKGEWNNRSKNTIPLQLPITYLKPVKRNTITHEFGSGSHAEILPPQENDDNLSEASKLLRQGIQQQQAGELIAALKSLQQALGLFQGVGDLQKQAQALSFLGLVTYSAGDYKGAISYSQECLSLLNNTSDLALQMQALSHLGNSYRHLNDHNKAIEFLEKCLKITQQLQDKRSQVAALNNLGLVYKSLSNFTQAIEYQQQSLEIVRELKDNWGEEQVLKNLGNAWYALNNYPKAIAYYEQCVVLARSLKNVRSASQVLKNLGNACYALGDYTKAIKYYEDRLLLAREIQDKRSEEQSLGSLGVACEALGDYNKAITYYEQRLLLARNIKDRRSEEEALDRLRVACYALGDYAKAMQYQQGTSSNS from the coding sequence ATGCCTAAAGGCGAATGGAATAATAGATCGAAAAATACAATTCCCCTACAATTACCCATAACATACTTAAAACCAGTGAAGCGTAATACAATTACTCATGAATTTGGCTCTGGTTCACATGCAGAAATACTACCTCCACAGGAAAATGATGACAATTTATCGGAAGCATCCAAGCTACTACGGCAAGGAATTCAACAGCAGCAAGCTGGTGAATTAATTGCAGCGTTGAAGTCTTTACAACAAGCTTTGGGACTGTTTCAGGGAGTTGGGGATTTGCAAAAACAGGCACAGGCGCTTTCTTTTTTAGGATTGGTGACTTATAGCGCTGGAGACTATAAAGGTGCGATATCTTACTCCCAGGAGTGTTTGTCTTTGCTCAATAACACTTCAGATTTAGCATTGCAAATGCAAGCACTTTCCCATTTAGGGAATTCATACCGTCATTTGAATGACCATAACAAGGCTATTGAGTTTCTAGAAAAGTGTTTGAAAATAACACAACAGCTGCAAGATAAACGGAGTCAAGTTGCAGCATTGAATAATTTGGGATTGGTGTATAAATCTTTGAGTAACTTTACACAGGCTATTGAGTATCAGCAGCAAAGCCTAGAGATTGTGCGAGAACTTAAAGATAACTGGGGCGAGGAACAGGTACTCAAAAATTTGGGTAATGCTTGGTATGCTTTGAATAATTACCCCAAAGCGATCGCTTATTATGAGCAGTGTGTAGTACTAGCACGCTCCTTAAAAAATGTTCGTAGTGCTTCTCAGGTACTCAAAAATCTGGGTAATGCTTGTTATGCTCTAGGTGATTATACTAAAGCTATTAAGTATTATGAAGATAGGTTGCTCTTAGCCAGAGAAATTCAAGACAAACGTAGCGAGGAACAATCTTTAGGTAGTTTAGGAGTTGCTTGTGAAGCTCTGGGTGACTATAACAAAGCAATTACATATTATGAACAACGTTTGCTCTTAGCTAGGAATATCAAAGACCGTCGTAGTGAAGAAGAAGCTCTTGATCGTTTGAGAGTCGCTTGCTACGCTTTGGGTGATTATGCCAAAGCTATGCAATACCAGCAAGGAACATCTTCAAATAGTTAA